Proteins from one Pseudomonas grandcourensis genomic window:
- a CDS encoding mechanosensitive ion channel family protein: MTLLSVAPAQAAGLPGLLNQAKAQPEAQIPLGQSLDEVIKSLENDQQRTKLLADLKKLRDTTKQAQPITEEGVLGLIGGTLANFEKKFSGDDSPLMRWSSEFEQAREELVALALPANEWLPMLFAFAMILMVWSLLAAALIWISHRVRMRFGLTEELPQHPRALDMLRFALRKLGPWLIALVITVYMSYALPSSLGKSLAMVLAYALVVGTCFSAICVIAFSLLDGPHRHRALYILRHQAFRPLWLIGSFAAFGEALSDPQLVNSLGSHLAHTAATVANVLAALSTGRFILRFRRPIAHLIRNQPLSRRLTRRALNDTLSILGTFWYVPALVLVAISLFATFISAGDTSTALRQSLICTVLLVLCMVINGLVRRHGLKPQRGIRRYAVYSERLRNFFYTIAHLLVWLGFIELGLRVWGMSLIRFTEGDGHEVSVKLFSLAGTLLFAWLIWILSDTAVHHALTRSRKGLANARAQTMMPLIRNVLFVAIFIVALIVALANMGMNVTPLLAGAGVIGLAIGFGAQSLVADLITGLFIIIEDSLAIDDYVDVGGHLGTVEGLTIRTVRLRDIDGIVHTIPFSEIKSIKNYSREFGYAIFRVAVPANMDIDNAIKLMREVGQKMRTDPLQRRNIWSPLEFQGVESFESGNAILRARFKTAPIKQWEVSRAFNLSLKRHMDEAGMDLAMPRMSIQVVTEGSGQEKE; encoded by the coding sequence ATGACGCTGCTGTCAGTGGCGCCTGCCCAGGCGGCCGGCCTGCCTGGCCTGCTCAACCAGGCCAAGGCGCAGCCCGAAGCACAGATACCGCTGGGGCAGTCCCTGGACGAAGTGATCAAGTCACTGGAAAACGACCAGCAACGCACCAAGCTGCTGGCCGACCTGAAAAAGCTCCGTGACACCACCAAACAGGCCCAGCCGATTACCGAAGAAGGCGTGCTGGGCCTGATCGGCGGAACTCTGGCCAATTTCGAGAAAAAGTTTTCCGGCGACGACAGTCCGCTCATGCGCTGGTCCAGTGAGTTCGAGCAGGCCAGGGAAGAACTGGTGGCGCTGGCGCTGCCGGCCAATGAATGGCTGCCCATGCTGTTCGCCTTTGCCATGATCCTGATGGTCTGGAGCCTGCTGGCCGCCGCCCTGATCTGGATCAGCCACCGCGTGCGGATGCGTTTCGGCCTGACCGAAGAACTGCCGCAGCACCCCCGGGCCCTGGACATGCTGCGTTTTGCGCTGCGCAAACTCGGGCCATGGCTGATCGCCCTGGTGATCACGGTCTACATGAGCTACGCCCTGCCCTCGTCCCTGGGCAAGAGCCTGGCGATGGTGCTGGCCTATGCGCTGGTGGTCGGCACCTGCTTCTCGGCCATCTGCGTGATTGCCTTTTCCCTGCTCGACGGCCCACACCGCCACCGTGCCTTGTACATCCTGCGGCACCAGGCGTTTCGGCCGCTGTGGCTGATCGGCAGCTTCGCCGCGTTTGGCGAAGCCCTGAGCGATCCGCAACTGGTCAACAGCCTCGGCAGCCATCTGGCCCATACCGCCGCGACGGTTGCCAATGTCCTGGCCGCGCTCTCCACGGGGCGCTTTATCCTGCGCTTCCGCCGGCCGATCGCCCACCTGATCCGCAACCAGCCGCTGTCCCGGCGCCTGACCCGTCGCGCGCTCAACGATACCCTGTCGATTCTCGGCACCTTCTGGTACGTACCGGCGCTGGTGCTGGTGGCCATCTCGCTGTTCGCGACGTTCATTTCCGCCGGCGACACCAGCACCGCCCTGCGCCAGTCGCTGATCTGTACCGTGTTGCTGGTGCTGTGCATGGTCATCAACGGCCTGGTACGCCGCCACGGCCTCAAACCCCAACGCGGTATCCGGCGCTACGCCGTGTATTCGGAACGGCTGAGAAATTTCTTCTACACCATCGCCCACCTGCTGGTGTGGCTGGGGTTTATCGAGCTCGGCCTGCGGGTCTGGGGCATGTCGTTGATCCGCTTTACCGAAGGCGATGGCCATGAAGTCAGCGTCAAATTGTTCAGCCTCGCCGGCACGCTGCTGTTTGCCTGGCTGATCTGGATTCTGAGCGACACCGCCGTGCATCACGCACTCACCCGCTCGCGCAAAGGCCTGGCCAATGCCCGCGCACAAACGATGATGCCGCTGATCCGCAACGTGCTGTTCGTGGCCATTTTCATCGTCGCGCTGATCGTTGCCCTGGCGAACATGGGCATGAACGTCACGCCACTGCTGGCCGGTGCCGGCGTGATCGGCCTGGCCATCGGTTTTGGTGCGCAGTCACTGGTAGCCGACCTGATTACCGGGTTGTTCATCATCATCGAAGACTCCCTGGCCATCGACGACTACGTGGATGTCGGCGGCCACCTCGGCACAGTCGAAGGCCTGACCATCCGCACCGTGCGCCTGCGGGACATCGACGGCATCGTCCACACCATTCCGTTCAGTGAAATCAAAAGCATCAAGAACTACTCCCGGGAATTCGGCTACGCGATCTTCCGGGTAGCGGTGCCGGCCAACATGGACATCGACAACGCCATCAAACTGATGCGCGAGGTCGGCCAGAAAATGCGCACCGATCCATTGCAGCGACGCAACATCTGGTCGCCGCTGGAGTTCCAGGGGGTGGAAAGTTTCGAGTCGGGCAACGCGATCCTGCGCGCCCGCTTCAAGACTGCGCCGATCAAACAGTGGGAGGTGTCGCGAGCGTTCAACCTGTCACTCAAGCGGCACATGGATGAAGCCGGGATGGATCTGGCGATGCCGCGGATGAGTATTCAGGTAGTAACGGAGGGCAGTGGGCAGGAAAAGGAATAA
- a CDS encoding M18 family aminopeptidase, with protein sequence MREELNQGLIDFLKASPTPFHATASLVQRLEAAGYQRLDEREPWNTEANGRYYVTRNDSSIVAIKMGRHSPLHGGIRLVGAHTDSPCLRVKPQPELQRQGFWQLGVEVYGGALLAPWFDRDLSLAGRVTFRRDGKVESQLIDFKAPVAIIPNLAIHLNREANMGWAINAQTELPPILAQFAGDERVDFRAVLTDQLAREHGLNADVVLDYELSFYDTQSAAVIGLHGDFIAGARLDNLLSCYAGLQALLTADTDETCVLVCNDHEEVGSCSACGADGPMLEQTLRRLLPEGDEFVRTIQKSLLVSADNAHGVHPNYADKHDANHGPKLNAGPVIKVNSNQRYATNSETAGFFRHLCMAEEVPVQSFVVRSDMGCGSTIGPITASHLGVRTVDIGLPTFAMHSIRELCGSHDLAHLVKVLSAFYACRELP encoded by the coding sequence ATGCGCGAAGAGTTGAACCAAGGCCTGATCGATTTCCTCAAGGCCTCCCCTACCCCGTTCCATGCCACCGCCAGCCTTGTCCAGCGTCTGGAAGCGGCGGGCTATCAACGCCTCGACGAGCGTGAGCCGTGGAATACCGAAGCCAACGGTCGCTATTACGTCACCCGCAACGACTCTTCGATTGTCGCGATCAAGATGGGCCGTCACTCACCGCTGCACGGCGGCATTCGCCTCGTCGGCGCCCACACCGACAGCCCGTGCCTGCGCGTCAAGCCGCAACCGGAACTGCAACGCCAGGGCTTCTGGCAACTGGGCGTCGAAGTCTATGGCGGCGCGCTGCTGGCGCCGTGGTTCGACCGTGACCTGTCCCTGGCGGGCCGCGTAACCTTCCGCCGTGATGGCAAGGTCGAAAGCCAGTTGATCGACTTCAAGGCCCCGGTCGCGATCATTCCGAACCTGGCGATTCACCTCAACCGGGAAGCCAACATGGGTTGGGCAATCAATGCCCAGACCGAACTGCCGCCGATCCTCGCGCAATTTGCCGGTGACGAGCGCGTTGACTTCCGCGCGGTGCTCACCGACCAGCTCGCCCGCGAACACGGCCTGAATGCCGACGTGGTGCTCGATTACGAGTTGAGTTTCTACGACACCCAAAGCGCGGCGGTCATTGGCCTGCATGGCGACTTCATCGCCGGCGCGCGCCTGGACAACCTGCTGTCGTGCTACGCCGGCCTGCAAGCGCTGCTGACGGCCGACACCGACGAAACCTGCGTGCTGGTCTGCAACGACCACGAAGAAGTCGGTTCCTGCTCGGCCTGCGGTGCCGACGGCCCGATGCTTGAGCAAACCTTGCGTCGCCTGCTGCCTGAAGGTGATGAATTCGTACGCACCATTCAGAAATCCCTGCTGGTTTCGGCTGACAACGCCCACGGCGTGCATCCGAACTACGCCGACAAGCACGACGCCAACCACGGCCCGAAACTCAACGCTGGCCCGGTGATCAAGGTCAACAGCAACCAGCGCTACGCCACAAACAGCGAAACCGCCGGGTTCTTCCGTCACCTGTGCATGGCTGAAGAAGTGCCGGTGCAAAGCTTCGTGGTGCGCAGCGACATGGGCTGTGGTTCGACGATCGGCCCGATCACCGCCAGCCACCTGGGCGTGCGCACCGTGGACATCGGCCTGCCGACGTTCGCCATGCACTCGATCCGCGAACTGTGCGGCAGCCATGACCTGGCGCATCTGGTCAAGGTGCTGAGCGCGTTCTACGCCTGCCGCGAGTTGCCGTAA
- a CDS encoding RluA family pseudouridine synthase, whose amino-acid sequence MPLSNIHIIHQDAAVLVVNKPTLLLSVPGRADDNKDCLITRLQENGYPEARIVHRLDWETSGIILLARDPDTHRELSRQFHDRETEKAYTALCWGQPELDSGSIDLPLRYDPPTKPRHVVDHEFGKHALTFWKVLERCGNWCRVELTPITGRSHQLRVHMLSIGHPLLGDGLYAHEQALAAWPRLCLHASMLSFTHPQSGERLRFECPAPF is encoded by the coding sequence ATGCCGTTGTCCAACATCCACATCATCCATCAGGATGCCGCCGTACTGGTGGTGAACAAACCGACCCTGTTGCTCTCTGTCCCTGGCCGGGCCGATGACAACAAGGACTGCCTGATTACCCGCCTGCAGGAAAACGGCTACCCGGAAGCGCGAATCGTCCACCGACTGGACTGGGAGACGTCCGGCATCATCCTGCTGGCCCGCGACCCGGATACCCATCGCGAGCTGTCCCGGCAATTTCACGACCGCGAAACGGAAAAGGCCTACACCGCCCTGTGCTGGGGTCAGCCGGAACTGGACAGCGGCAGCATCGACCTGCCCTTGCGCTACGACCCGCCGACCAAGCCGCGCCACGTGGTCGACCATGAATTCGGCAAACATGCGCTGACCTTCTGGAAGGTGCTCGAACGTTGCGGCAACTGGTGCCGCGTCGAACTGACACCGATCACCGGCCGTTCCCACCAGTTGCGCGTGCACATGCTCTCGATTGGCCATCCGCTGCTGGGTGACGGGCTCTATGCCCATGAACAAGCGCTGGCGGCCTGGCCGCGATTGTGCCTGCACGCGAGCATGCTCAGCTTCACCCACCCGCAAAGTGGCGAGCGCCTGCGCTTCGAGTGTCCGGCACCGTTCTGA